In Gracilimonas sp., a single window of DNA contains:
- a CDS encoding outer membrane protein transport protein yields MMKRTVLFLLAPFLLTSGAVLAQDGNNPVNYSNLALQFSEQSFNGDAGTGLFPSVASAHGYGSFVDNPATVGLIEKNYFSFSLANNRYEFENSYLGNTLSSEDNSTSLGNIGFVYKLPTKQGSFVIGGGYNSTSNQKGLAHLSARNNESTITDQFKDPASDYYDIAFNAYAIDWGDVDSTYLESIFRIGLPNFPGITQEADISYKINMGEYSAFFGTEFQENLFLGISAGLTTGNYTYRRDFLEVDDQNDYNYNFIPSDTPGDSTDIDNILTHDEIDADIFGFTVRTGLLYKVSQNFNVGLSYQIPSTLVVREGYYSSIKTELDDGSTPFESDFASEVDYEYRINKPGQLNVGIALIDIGGFDLSVSGEFINYSNLSLDLIKGNDLNFNDEVEIRDQEEELDSFMKENYNSVVNYKAGLGYQITGLIKLKAGYAFFEGKSEVYEADRNVFSGGLTANITKNIVLDLTGQYSFWDDRSVAYSYYDFDTGQNRAETISHDITNTRILAGVRFLF; encoded by the coding sequence ATGATGAAGAGGACTGTATTATTTCTCTTAGCACCCTTTCTGCTAACTTCAGGAGCTGTTTTAGCCCAAGATGGCAATAACCCGGTTAACTATTCGAATCTTGCTTTACAGTTTAGCGAACAAAGCTTTAACGGTGATGCCGGAACCGGTTTGTTTCCGTCCGTTGCCTCAGCTCACGGTTATGGCAGTTTTGTTGATAATCCGGCAACCGTCGGATTGATTGAAAAAAATTATTTTAGCTTTAGTTTAGCAAATAATCGATATGAATTTGAAAATTCGTATTTAGGTAACACCCTGTCTTCAGAAGATAATTCAACAAGCTTGGGGAATATTGGTTTTGTCTATAAGCTGCCTACTAAACAAGGGAGTTTTGTGATAGGGGGAGGGTACAACAGTACATCAAATCAAAAAGGTTTAGCCCATCTGAGTGCCAGGAATAATGAAAGTACCATTACGGATCAGTTTAAAGATCCTGCAAGTGATTACTATGATATCGCTTTTAATGCCTACGCTATTGATTGGGGAGATGTAGATTCAACATATCTCGAATCTATCTTCCGGATTGGACTGCCAAATTTCCCCGGGATTACTCAGGAGGCTGATATCTCATATAAAATAAATATGGGAGAATACTCAGCCTTTTTCGGTACCGAATTTCAAGAGAATTTATTTTTAGGGATTTCTGCCGGATTAACAACTGGGAATTATACGTATCGGCGAGATTTTCTGGAAGTGGATGATCAAAATGATTACAACTATAACTTCATCCCATCTGATACCCCGGGTGACAGTACCGATATTGATAACATTTTAACTCATGATGAGATTGATGCAGATATATTTGGATTCACTGTACGAACGGGTTTGTTATATAAAGTAAGCCAAAACTTCAATGTTGGCTTGAGCTATCAAATACCGTCTACATTAGTTGTAAGAGAAGGATATTATTCTTCAATAAAGACGGAACTTGACGACGGATCTACTCCTTTTGAATCAGACTTTGCCAGCGAGGTAGATTATGAATATCGCATCAACAAGCCGGGTCAATTAAATGTAGGTATTGCCCTAATTGATATCGGTGGCTTCGATCTTTCTGTTTCAGGAGAGTTCATTAACTATTCAAACTTAAGCCTTGATTTGATTAAGGGTAATGATCTCAATTTTAATGACGAGGTAGAAATAAGAGACCAAGAGGAAGAACTTGACAGTTTCATGAAAGAAAATTATAACTCCGTGGTTAACTATAAGGCAGGCTTAGGCTATCAGATTACAGGCCTAATAAAATTAAAAGCAGGTTACGCCTTTTTTGAAGGGAAAAGTGAAGTATATGAAGCAGACCGCAATGTATTTTCAGGGGGTCTTACAGCAAATATTACCAAAAATATTGTTTTAGACTTAACCGGACAATATTCATTTTGGGACGATCGCTCGGTAGCATATAGCTATTATGATTTCGACACAGGTCAGAATCGTGCAGAAACTATTTCCCATGATATAACAAATACCAGGATTTTAGCAGGTGTAAGGTTTCTTTTTTAA
- a CDS encoding OmpA family protein yields the protein MKPLSSKILVTAIVLLLPFTACQNWSKTAKGTTIGAGAGALAGSIIGKAAGNTVTGAIVGAAVGGATGAAIGNYMDRQARELEEDLENATVERVGEGIKITFDSGILFDTESYALKDASKEDIANLAEVLKKYEDTNIMFGGHTDSRGTEEYNQELSENRAKSVAEYAAFTGVDAERMTIVGYGENQPIATNDTEAGRQQNRRVEIAIWANEELKKAAEEGRIGN from the coding sequence ATGAAACCCCTAAGTTCAAAAATTTTAGTTACAGCAATAGTTTTATTATTACCCTTCACAGCTTGTCAAAACTGGAGCAAAACGGCTAAGGGAACAACAATTGGTGCAGGTGCCGGAGCATTAGCAGGATCCATTATTGGAAAAGCCGCCGGTAACACTGTAACCGGAGCTATTGTTGGGGCAGCCGTCGGGGGAGCTACCGGCGCAGCCATAGGTAATTACATGGATCGTCAGGCCCGGGAGCTGGAAGAAGACCTTGAGAATGCTACGGTTGAGCGTGTTGGTGAAGGTATCAAAATTACTTTTGATTCCGGTATCCTTTTTGATACTGAGTCATATGCCTTAAAAGATGCCTCAAAAGAGGATATAGCTAACCTTGCCGAAGTTCTTAAAAAATATGAAGACACCAATATTATGTTTGGTGGACATACCGACAGCCGTGGTACAGAGGAGTATAACCAGGAACTTTCTGAGAACAGAGCAAAATCAGTAGCTGAATACGCAGCATTTACAGGAGTAGATGCTGAGCGAATGACCATTGTAGGATATGGTGAAAATCAGCCTATAGCTACAAATGATACAGAAGCGGGAAGGCAGCAAAACCGACGTGTTGAAATTGCCATTTGGGCTAACGAAGAGTTAAAGAAAGCAGCAGAAGAAGGTCGTATTGGAAACTGA
- a CDS encoding FtsX-like permease family protein: MKQKKSLLWTFKMAWRDSRSNRSKLFLFMAAIIVGVAAQVAITSFRANLNTSIESQAKELLGADLEVDRNAPFQPELQELLDSLGGEVSTALEFNSMAFFPKSGTTRLSQISAIEGRFPFYGDLITEPASAAQNFQENGSALVDEPVMRLFDIQPGDSVKIGLITYKIEGAIIEIPGQPVAASFFGPRIFIPKENVEETGLLQRGSRLEYVSWHKFPDGTDMDAIEDRLDKLRDDQSIRFGFDTVREREEEVGEAILYLSNFLNLIGFIALLLGGIGVASSIFVYIRQKINTVAVLRCVGVSSNQALLIYLIQAAAMGLTGSVIGAVLGSGIQLYLPVLVQDFLPVAIDLYISWASIAIGIGTGLVISVLFALFPLLAVRKISPLYSLRTVDINLAHLLTSGTKITLSAILLVFVTSYAWLMIGEFLPALYFTLGLVACLVLLSGFAKLIMKGSRKFLRAGFTYEWRQGLANLYRPNNQTTTLLLTFGLGVTMISSLYLIQDMLLDQIDFGDQQDLPNLALYDIQYDQNEGVNEIIRSNGHQILQNVPIVTMRLQKINGQNTQQVDRDTTRNARGWALNREYRSTYRDSLLATETLESGEWIGSASDMNTPVPISVEQDQMEDLDVSLGDTLTWDVQGIPIDTYIASTRTVEWDQPQPNFFVVFPDGVLENAPQFFATTINTQSREASLLLQQELVQSYPNVSAIDIGQVLETVRSFLDKITFVIQFIGLFSIITGLIVLAGSAATSRYQRIREAVLLRTLGAAKKQVIKIQVIEYVLLGVMASITGLILSLGASTLIGQFYFDISFVPNFFIIGMEILILTVLVLIIGLLNTRGVHNKPPLEVLRAEVA, from the coding sequence AGCTGTTCCTGTTTATGGCTGCCATTATTGTCGGGGTAGCAGCACAGGTTGCCATTACTTCTTTCCGGGCTAATCTGAATACCAGTATCGAAAGTCAAGCCAAAGAACTGCTTGGTGCTGACCTGGAGGTAGATCGTAATGCCCCTTTTCAGCCTGAACTTCAGGAATTATTGGATTCTCTTGGAGGGGAAGTTTCTACCGCTTTGGAATTTAATTCCATGGCCTTCTTTCCCAAATCCGGAACTACACGTCTTTCTCAAATTTCAGCAATAGAAGGCCGTTTTCCGTTTTACGGTGATTTGATTACTGAACCTGCATCGGCTGCCCAAAATTTTCAGGAAAACGGTTCCGCTTTGGTGGATGAACCCGTAATGCGACTTTTTGACATTCAGCCGGGTGATTCTGTGAAAATTGGCTTAATCACTTATAAAATTGAGGGAGCCATCATTGAGATCCCCGGACAACCGGTGGCTGCCAGTTTTTTTGGCCCCAGGATTTTCATCCCAAAAGAAAATGTAGAAGAAACAGGTCTTCTTCAGCGCGGAAGCCGGTTGGAATATGTATCCTGGCATAAATTCCCAGATGGCACCGATATGGATGCCATCGAGGATCGATTGGATAAACTACGTGATGACCAAAGTATTCGTTTCGGCTTTGACACTGTTCGTGAACGTGAAGAAGAAGTAGGCGAGGCCATTTTATACCTATCCAATTTCCTCAACCTCATTGGTTTTATTGCACTGCTTTTGGGCGGAATAGGAGTCGCCAGTTCCATTTTCGTATATATCCGCCAGAAAATAAATACCGTTGCTGTGCTTCGTTGTGTAGGAGTGTCATCAAATCAGGCTTTACTGATTTATCTTATCCAGGCAGCAGCTATGGGTTTAACAGGCTCTGTAATTGGAGCCGTGCTGGGTTCCGGAATTCAGCTGTATCTGCCGGTCTTGGTTCAAGATTTTCTCCCCGTTGCCATTGATCTCTATATTTCCTGGGCGTCTATTGCCATCGGTATTGGAACCGGCCTGGTGATTTCGGTTCTCTTTGCGCTGTTTCCACTCCTTGCCGTACGAAAAATTTCACCGCTTTATTCCCTGCGAACTGTAGATATTAATTTAGCTCATCTTCTGACCTCAGGCACTAAAATAACCCTATCTGCCATACTTCTGGTTTTTGTGACTTCATATGCATGGCTAATGATAGGTGAATTCCTTCCTGCCCTTTATTTCACACTTGGATTGGTTGCCTGCCTTGTCCTTTTGTCCGGTTTTGCAAAACTGATTATGAAAGGATCCCGCAAATTTCTACGTGCCGGTTTTACCTATGAATGGCGCCAAGGACTGGCAAATTTATATCGGCCAAACAATCAAACTACAACCTTGCTGCTTACTTTTGGACTGGGAGTAACAATGATCAGCTCGCTTTACCTTATCCAGGATATGCTCCTGGATCAAATTGACTTTGGCGACCAACAGGATTTGCCTAATCTGGCGCTTTATGATATTCAGTACGATCAAAATGAAGGCGTAAATGAAATCATTCGTTCTAATGGTCATCAGATATTACAAAATGTACCCATCGTAACGATGCGTTTGCAGAAAATAAACGGTCAAAATACACAACAAGTGGATAGAGATACCACAAGGAATGCGCGGGGCTGGGCACTGAATCGTGAATACCGTTCTACTTATAGAGACTCTTTGCTTGCCACAGAAACCCTGGAATCAGGCGAATGGATAGGCAGCGCAAGCGATATGAATACTCCTGTTCCTATTTCTGTAGAACAAGATCAAATGGAAGATTTGGATGTTTCGCTTGGGGATACACTTACATGGGATGTACAGGGAATTCCAATTGATACCTATATAGCAAGCACGCGTACGGTAGAGTGGGACCAGCCCCAACCTAACTTTTTTGTAGTATTTCCAGACGGAGTACTCGAAAACGCACCACAATTTTTTGCAACCACTATCAACACGCAAAGCAGAGAAGCATCTCTGCTGCTTCAGCAAGAACTGGTTCAAAGCTATCCGAATGTTTCCGCCATTGATATCGGTCAGGTTCTGGAAACAGTACGATCATTTTTAGATAAAATAACATTTGTAATTCAGTTTATCGGCCTTTTCAGCATTATAACCGGTTTAATTGTATTAGCAGGTTCTGCCGCCACCAGTCGCTATCAACGCATCAGGGAAGCTGTTCTGTTACGGACACTCGGAGCCGCTAAAAAACAGGTTATTAAAATTCAGGTAATAGAATACGTACTGCTTGGAGTGATGGCTTCCATCACCGGGCTTATCCTTTCTTTAGGAGCCAGCACTCTTATCGGACAATTTTACTTTGATATCTCATTCGTGCCCAATTTCTTCATCATTGGTATGGAAATATTAATACTTACCGTTTTGGTGCTCATTATTGGACTCCTGAATACCCGAGGTGTACACAACAAACCACCTTTAGAAGTATTAAGAGCTGAAGTGGCCTAA
- the corA gene encoding magnesium/cobalt transporter CorA, translated as MKKITKKIPRPSFLQHKKRSKKPGEAPGTLHFTGDQRVDQVNVNLYDYDSEQISEHDLTHIDASKPYLDSPSKTWINVSGLHNVNKLKEIWNYFELHPLIQEDIISTNQRAKIEEYPNHMFFVLRMMVVNEATGQLNVEQVSIVLSKNSVLSFQESDYPIFEPVLHRLRNGAPMLRSHGPDYLAYALIDTIVDYYFKVLEHFGDEIEALEDKILEDFDESIPEQIHALRRKLIYFRKSVWPLRDSLNSLIRDESHLIQDDNKIYYRDVYDHLVQINDGIENYRDMIIGMLDMHMSQVSNRMNEVMKVLTIIATIFIPLTFIAGVYGMNFEKMPELHWDWAYPAVWGVMILTTLGMVVYFRKKKWL; from the coding sequence ATGAAAAAAATTACTAAGAAAATTCCGCGTCCCTCCTTCCTGCAACATAAAAAGCGATCCAAAAAGCCGGGTGAAGCTCCCGGTACACTTCATTTTACCGGCGATCAGCGGGTGGATCAGGTCAATGTCAATTTATATGATTACGACAGTGAGCAAATAAGTGAACATGACCTTACTCACATAGATGCCAGTAAACCTTACCTGGATTCTCCTTCAAAAACATGGATAAATGTATCCGGCTTGCACAATGTTAACAAATTAAAAGAAATATGGAATTACTTTGAGCTTCACCCACTCATTCAAGAGGATATCATCAGTACCAATCAGCGTGCTAAAATTGAAGAGTATCCCAACCACATGTTTTTTGTATTGCGTATGATGGTGGTTAATGAAGCTACCGGGCAACTTAATGTTGAACAAGTTAGCATTGTATTATCCAAAAATTCTGTGTTGTCATTCCAGGAAAGTGATTACCCTATTTTTGAACCGGTTCTGCATCGGCTTCGGAACGGTGCACCAATGCTTCGAAGTCATGGACCCGATTACCTTGCATACGCCCTGATTGATACTATTGTAGATTATTACTTTAAAGTCTTAGAGCACTTTGGGGATGAAATAGAGGCTCTTGAAGATAAGATTCTGGAAGATTTTGATGAATCCATTCCTGAACAAATTCATGCCCTTCGCCGAAAACTTATTTATTTCAGGAAATCGGTTTGGCCTTTAAGAGATAGCCTCAATTCTTTAATCCGCGATGAGTCTCATCTTATTCAAGATGATAATAAAATCTACTACCGGGATGTCTATGATCATTTGGTTCAAATAAATGACGGAATTGAAAACTACCGGGATATGATAATAGGTATGTTAGACATGCACATGTCGCAAGTAAGTAACAGGATGAATGAAGTCATGAAAGTACTTACTATTATCGCCACCATTTTCATCCCGCTTACTTTTATTGCCGGGGTCTATGGAATGAATTTTGAAAAGATGCCTGAACTTCACTGGGACTGGGCATATCCGGCAGTTTGGGGAGTAATGATTTTAACAACTTTAGGCATGGTTGTCTATTTCAGGAAAAAGAAATGGCTTTGA